DNA from Quercus lobata isolate SW786 chromosome 1, ValleyOak3.0 Primary Assembly, whole genome shotgun sequence:
CAAGATCCTTGACCTGGCTTTTAATCATATTTGAATCAGATCAGATGCTTGCTAATAGTCATTTTCGGTTATCTTAGCTTGATAACTCTAATATTGGTGCTCTGGCCAATCATCCCTATGGTTGATATTATGCACTACAGGCTTGAGATTAAGTACTTGGTTGCTAGCTTATGCTCAACCCCATTAgcacatgaaaaataaaacactcAGTGGCGCAGATTAATAAAGAATTACCAACTGGAAGGACTTAGAATGACTCTTAGGACTAACACTTCTGTTTTCATTGTCTTTCCAAATGCATTTGCAGATATGAGCATCCCGGCAAGACTAGAAGAGCCAGACAAAGTTCCTTGTCACTCAGCTAGAAAAGAAACTCGTTTCATTCAGGAGGTTTTTTTATGCATGCCGGAGCCATTTCTAAGGTATACATAATACAAGTGTTGTCACGCAGTCTTTTTTATTCCTTGGTAGACATCAATTTAAGTTTAGAAGCCCTTTTCAGACCCttaatttattctaaaattttgtttttatcaatttgCAATGTTGTAACATGGATTGCTCAGgagatattttcttttaataaatgcAATGAAAGACATGCACGACCATTGCACAAGCATGGGCATGCCCAAGCCCATGAAAGATACATGTGCACGCTTGATCAATCGTTTGCCTAACTTTCGTGTGGATTGCAATGAACCACCTTGGTCCTTAGATTtgatccaaaaaaagaaaattttgaaatgggaATTTAATGCATAGCTAAAAATATTGATCAAAGTGCAAGTTTTGTTCACTAGCTTCCAACCTACTAGGTTGCACCTAGCATTTTCCGCTACCATTTTTATATACGATTAATTTATAAACCTAAGTCCTAAGTAATCTTCGTATATACCTCATTTGTCAAATCTTAGTTTTCCTCCATTGAATGACACAGTAATAATTTTTCTCCAAATCATTTGGGTGAAATGTTAAAcctgaaataaaatttagagtaaattacaaaattgatctctattctttatattatattttaattaggtccttaacttttcaattgtgtcaatttggtgtTTAACATTTTCAACGTCATGTCGATTTAGTCCctaatgttattttttgaatgaaaaaagcTAATGcgttaaataaaacaataaaaaattaattttcatgcCACATTAGCTGCAAACTATATTGCCATGTcagatataaaaaatacaacGTGAGATCCCACCAACCAAAACTCATCTCCACTTCCAGACCCTAAAATCACCACCAACCAAGGACTAACCTTCAagtatatatttcattaaaCCTTGTTTTTATCTTCATTCTCCCACTTAGACCGAGAGTAGAGGCAGCCCAAGGACTCCCTGGTAAGCCACAAACTAATCATTAGACTGATGTTAACAATCCTAAAATAACCCATATAAGTTAACGCGCTAGATCTGCAATGAACATGTAAAAGTATTGCAATAAATTCAAGTACGTAACTAAACcccttattttgttttgtatgaaCCAATTGCTTTTCCCTTCTTAGACATAGATTTTAACCACAGCCGCTTTACAAATCaaggagattttattttttctttaaatctaTAACCTCTATATGTAAGGGCAAGGCTTGTGTCCAGTGAAAATTTTCACTGGACACGGCAAGATTTGGACACGTGTCCAAGATCCAACGTGTCTAGTGAAAACTTTCACTGGACACAAGTTGGACCCTATATGTAAAACCTTATATAGccctcataaaaaaaaaaaccaaattagaTCTATATGCGCTAACTGTAAGAGCCCAAAACAGGCTaagcccacttagaatagtAGAGTTAGTTTTAGAAGgctcaaaacaattaatttgttaaagTATGGGCTTCCGAGATCAATTTTAATGCACTTTTATGGTCCAGTTGCTAGGTTAGTGGAGAAAAAGCTGAATGAATCGTAAAAAGAGAAACTAAATTTGGGAATAACACTTCCTTGGATCTGGCGGAGGAGCAAATGTTCATATAAAGTTCAAGTCTCAAATACAGGATCGTGCTACACAGTTTATATAttccctttcaattttttgtctCCCCATTTGGTGGGGTTTCCTTTCCTTATATAGTCAATCGAATTGCATCCTAGCCCTCTACTTGTACAGCCAAGGGCCTTCCTTtagatgcttgtcccatcagggCTTTGTTGGAGGTGGTAGAGTGTGTTGTGAGCTATAAGATTACTATTTAAGGGTCATTcattcattaatgcggccaattGAATTGGTGCAGTACATTGAATGCGGAGGTGATGACTACTTTACCTAGATATTTTCCTTCTTTACTTGCACATCTCTACTGTCTTCCTCGGTATCTTGTCATTTGGCGCAAGTGGCCTGCTTAACACTTCCCAAGATAGGCTCACTCATTGGGCTCCTCAGGGAGTCGGCCTCTTCGTCCTTCCTCGAATTCTCATCCGTGTATTGGGTTAGGACTTAGGTGTGGGTGGGCCCTTCCATCCCATGGGCCCTATTCTGTACTCAAATCTTACCCATCCTACACTAACCTTATCAAAATCCCATCTAAAAAATGATACACAACCCAAATGCGGGCATGGTAAGATAAACACTAAGTAGGCCTAATGCGAAACCCAATACCATGCTGGAAGCCACCGTAACCTCCCAAAAGCTTAGTAAATTCCTCGTTATAGTCGTCCAAGTGTAAAACTACATCAACttgcctctcaaaaaaaaaaaaaaaaaagaaaaaaagaaaaagaaaaagaaactacaTCAACTTGTCTACATTATATTTTGAGTAagactacattttttttaaaaaaaataatagaatacattattattattattatctttttgcTGAATGTAAAACTACATCAACTTGTCTTGTATATACCTGAGCTTGACATACAATAATGCCGGACTCTAACATATGATATGATACATTATACCTACTCACCTTTTGAGTATAATAATAAACgacaaaatttagatacagTACCTTAAATGTTGTTTCTTATGTTCTCATTTTAAGATTTAGTCATGTGgctatttaaccaaaaaatacacttccattccatgagaaaaaatctacatgacagaatcttaaaaaaagaatctaaggaacaacacttaagtactgtacctaagtcttgttcaataataaattaataaccaTGTTAGTATGTTGATTATAGTAGTAATAATTATAACCATGTATGGAATCTTATGCTACAGGGACTCTAAATATGAACTCcaatgattctcaaaaaaagaaaagaaaaaaaaagaactacaattattataaataaataatcctctttctgtcaaaatattaaaaagaggcgaaaatgggtaattacccatcaaaatctaactatttagttaatagggtccgtttacaaactatatatatttttagcaacttgagtttcaaagactcgattttcgGCCCCTAAATCGAGCTTCTAACGCTCGATTTTCATGCGTCGTTCCTGTCTATGTGGCGCTTTGTCCAGGTGGCgtctacatggaaatcgagtctctaagactcgatttacatttagaacgaaaacaaaaaaaaactacaagggcagcaggaaaagaaagcccagaaacagagaagaaaaccagaggaaaagaaaacccagaaacagagaagaaagcCAGAAAACCACAACGCgttcatcagagaagaaaaaaaaaaaaaaaaaaaaacccagaaacagtCGCGCGACGACCTGGGTCGCggtgcgacctgggtcgcgcggcgacctgggtcgcgcggccTGGATCTGTTGCGCGGCGACCTGGTCGCGCGAGGCCTGTGTGTGTCGCcattcctccttcttcttcttcttcttcttcttcttctctttctttttttttctttctttctgccttttctttccgctgtttctgcattttgggtgattaatattttatttttcggtggaaatcgagtcttagagactcgattttcatgtagACGCCACCTGGACAAAGCGCCACATCAGACAGGAACGACgcatgaaaatcgagccttagaAGCTCGATTTAGGGGCcgaaaatcgagtctttaaaactcgagttgctaaaaatatatatagtttgtaaacggaccctattaactaaatagttcgattttgatgggtaattacccattttcgccttaaaaagaagaagataacatCCCTATTCATTAATAAATGAGTAATCCTTCATGAGAACCTTAACCCCAATGCATTGTCCTGCCGGCTCTTCCAACAGTACCCCAGGTCAGACAAGACTACCCACTtacaatattaatatattaattaataattgttaaaattcttATAAGATAAGTTATTACTCAATTCGTATTATATGATATCATGTTAAACGTACCTGACTAGTCTAGATGGAATGTCCCACCAGATATTAAGGATGTACTCCAGGTTGATTTTAGCACCATTACTTAATTGAAATGCATTGCTTTTCTTCTGAAAAAAATGTTaaactatataataataataataataataataataataatctcttcaaaataataataataataataataatctcttcaaaataataataataataataataataataataataataatgcactTCATACGTgcaatgaggtttttttttttttttttttactttgatgtaatttttcaatttgaatttatctattgttagTAAAGTTACACaagaaagaatttttaaaaaactaaaatttaggatttgaaattgACTAAAATGCAAGTTTTGGTGTGtgataatttttagaaaaaaatgtatcaaatgtgcatgaaatatatttaaatagagagttttaatttttagggaaaaaatttatctaatagtttattttattttattttaaattttgttgaattacaattttaacccaattttttattttttaagaataaaaattatctaattagattaagtgtatttttgactttttttttaaaccataattaattttctaaatcctcttaatatatagaaaataataataattacagaaaaaaaattaaaagacttaattaattatgataaatctcctctcaaatctcatcaaaaataaaattacgatagaatcaaataaaaacaaatccagcctttcaagaaatcaaatcCAGAAAAGGTCAAAAAAAACGGGCAAACGATAATTCGAAAAAATGGATCAGCTCAGCTGTAACaattcaattacccaattaaaaaaaaatccgtcccttctttctttttctctctctctctctctctctctctctctaaacctaTCATATTCATGTATATGAAACCATATACATGAATATGATAACGATTCTACCGAGTACTGAGTCCTATTAAGGACTCCTCCTTTTGCCTTTGACTCTGGGAgaacaaaaagacaaaagagaaaacaaaagtgTACACAAGCACAATTCACAACCAcgaaaacccaaaaattaatatataaaaaagcaaaatatgCTACTGCGTTCCTTATTCTCTAAGCATATACCGTGAGATAGTTACTATGATAATTGGAAACAAAGTTACAAAAGTCTTGATTCTCTTCTTGTTTCAGTACAACAACCTTTGATTCCTATTGAAGGCAACAACATTAACTCTCTTTCCCTTTTCCGATCACCGGAATGGCTTTCCGGCGAGTCCCTCttagcttctttttctttctctttctcatagCATCTTCCCAGTCCTTGGAATTCAAAAAGAAGCACAAAATCAAAGGACCCATCAAGACCCTGGTCGTCATCATCATGGAAAACCGTTCTTTTGACCACATCTACGGTTGGCTCAAAGCGACCCGACCCGACATCGACGGCTTGGACGGCGACGAGTCGAACCGGGTTGTAGTCACGAACCCGGACTCGGAAGAAGTTAAGGTTTCAAACGACGCTCTGTTCATTGACTCGGATCCGGGTCACTCGTTTCAGGCGATCAGGGAGCAGATATTCGGGTCGAACGATTCGACCCAAGAACCGTTGATGAACGGGTTCGCTCAGCAAGCGGAGAGCGAGAATCCAGGCATGTCGAGAACCGTGATGAGCGGGTTCAAACCGGAGCTCCTACCGGTTTACACCGAGTTAGCGAACGAGTTCGCCGTGTTCGACCGGTGGTTCGCCTCGGTCCCCGCGTCGACTCAGCCGAACCGATTCTACGTCCACTCGGCCACGTCACACGGAGCCATGAGCAACGTACGGAAAGACCTTATCCATGGGTTCCCACAAAAAACGATCTTCGACTCGCTCGACGAAAATGACCTCAGCTTCGGTATTTATTACCAAAACATCCCGGCAACCTTGTTCTTCGCGAGCCTGAGGAAACTAAAGCACGTGACTAAGTTTCACAGCTACTCTTTGAAGTTCAAATTGCACGCCAAGTTGGGTAAGTTGCCGAACTATGCGGTGGTGGAACAGAGGTACTTTGATGTGGAGGCGCTCCCAGCCAATGACGACCACCCATCGCATGACGTGGCGCTCGGACAGAGGTTCGTGAAGGAGGTGTACGAGACTCTCAGAGCTAGCCCTCAGTGGAACGAGATGGCTATTTTGATTACCTATGATGAGCATGGTGGGTTTTACGATCACGTGCCTACGCCCGTTTATGGTGTGCCTAGCCCTGATGGGATCATTGGTGGTGACCCGTTTTACTTCCGGTTCGACCGGTTGGGTGTCCGGGTCCCGACCATACTTATCTCGCCGTGGGTCGAGAAGGGTACTGGTGAGTGagtctttgatttttgtttttcatgttcCAAATTTGGATATGTACTTAATTACTAACTGGTTTAATTATGGTACAAAGTTTGGTATTGCTTGAAATTGTTTCTGTTTCTTGTTTTGGTTGGTATTGCTTGATGTTGTTGTGCACTTGGGGTGATTGCTGTGGAATCAAAATGAATTTTTCCCAAGTGcttgtttctgttttgttttgtttattactgcttaattgattttttgtatgCTTCTTTGTGTGTTTTCTACTTCGAAGgattcaaaaccaaaaccacGATACAGTAAGTTTTTGGGGTTTTGCAGCTTTGGACATTTGTGATGGGTGTATATCTTTGTTTGAATGTGTTAAGAAACTATTTCTAGTGCTTTATTATTGAGTGGGAAGGGGTTTGAAGAGCCTGTGATTGCTGTGACTTAATGAATTTGTTTTAGGggggagaattttttttacatcttgATATTGCAATGTAATTCAGTGTGTATTACCTTTGTGGTCTGAGTAGTATCCTTTTTCTAACAAACCTGGCTCTTTTGCTTCCAGATTTCCCAAAACATAGTCATTCATGGGCAAAACTGCTTTAGATAAAGCCTAGTCCAGACATAcactctcacacacaacacattttatataaaattatgaacTAAAATGGATATGAAATCTGTGCTTTCTAATGACGAAGTTGAGAATAACATTCCTTTTTTTATCCATGTAACGAGTCAAGTAGATGCAAACCACCAGGTTAGCATATTACCTCTAGTCTCTGACCTGCTTTTCCAAAAGGAGAACTACTACATCTGCTGGGATTTTGGGGCTAGTGTCATCTATTTAAAGTTTGGAACACACTTGAACTATATATATTGGcttctttgtaaatttttgaTCGGCTAACATTCCAAATTTTGGTTTCAGATtgcatattatttaaaataagtGCTTATGTTTATGTAAAGATGCCCTTGATAGCTGCAAGTTATTCAATTTTCTTACTCATAAGAGCAATAACCATTGCTGCTGATACTTTTGGGATTTGTTGCTGATATATTAACCTGCAATGCTTTGGGCTCAGTCTTACCAAAGGAATTTTTATCTTCCTTAATAAACTGACCTGTACTGTTTTTCAGTCATGCTTGGAAAATGAAACCTACAGCTCTTTGACTTTGGTACTCTTTTTTCCAACTTCTATATTATTCACATTTTACAGAAGTTGTGGTTTTCTGAATGtacattttgtttatataacATAGGTTATGCAGTCAACTTTAAAGAATTATTAATATCAGCACCATTGTTTGACCCCAGACCTTTCCACCTGCGGACTGACTCTTGATTGTTTTGTGCAGTGGTTCATTTGCCAGATGGACCAACAGCAACGTCACAATTTGAACATTCTTCAATACCTGCAACTGTGAAGAAGCTTTTCAATCTGGAATCAAACTTCCTGACCAAGAGGGATGCATGGGCTGGTACTTTTGAGAGCTATTTTAACCTCCGTGATAGTCCACGTGATGATTGTCCAGGTTCGCACCATTCTCCTTCATCATTACAAAttactttcattttcttaatgATCTATTTATTCTCCCATTCTCACTTTACACTTCATAATATGAAGATTATAAGTGGCCATTGTGTGGAACAATTCTGGAATTTTCCTTTCTTGCTACCTATTCTGGGTTACAGATTGACCTGAATCTATAATCGGATTACCCCTTCTCGTATTCAGTACAATAGACATATACTATTCATTGGTGGTTTGAAATTAAAGTATCTGCAATCTTGtgtaaagaaaaagacaagttTCGTTAACCTGCTATCTTTTTGGGGAGCACATGTACCTATGCCATTATTGTGTGGCAATACTGTgttctcttcctttctctttttcttttatgtgggTTGGGAGGACAGTGTGATGTACCTTGAGAGAAAGAGTATGCAAATGCAACTGCATATTCCCTTTTCTACCATATGCTTTCATTGGACCTGTCCATTCTGTGAAAGCCCAAGCCTCCATGGGCAATTTATGCCTCTTTGAGTATGTAGCTTTAACAGTGAATTTTAAGAGCTGTCTAGTATTGAACTATCATTTTTAAATCTGGagattaatttttgtcaaaatggTCCGCAATCATCTATTGATAGGAACTCATTATTAATTTCGATCTCCTGAGTTGGAGATTAGGAATGATATTGTCTGGCGCTTGTCGAAGGGGGTAAGGGGGGCAATTGCCCTGGCCTTGCAAAAATTCCCCCCCAACCCATttcatatcactttttttttgtacattattttttgtatttatttttgttgatatatcattttaataatagaaaatatttgcTTGTATCAATGTTTTTGAGGTTTAAAagtttctaaagaaaaataagaattaaaaaaaggaaactaAAGAAACAGAAGTTTTAATTGAGGAGAAacaaagaatataaatttttttttttttcaaaagtggTAAGAGGTTAAACtctttatatttaataaaaaatgagtacataaataataaaatttagaactaaTTAAGTAATAAAGTCCATAATTTGATATTGTTTTCAAGTTAAACCATACAGTTTTGGATGCACAAATGGTTACCATAAGGTTTAAAATTGTTAtgatttaatcattttatgagttcaacaaaaacaaacataagATGTACTTTATCTAATTACTAAAATTCATTACATAAGAATTATAAGTGGACTTTGGAAAATTACAACACGGCttattcatatttaaaaatgcCCTAACAAATAAACACAATATAATGGATCTGCTATCTTTTTGTGGGTTTTCTAACATTAAAATGCCACTTAGCATTTGACATaagtgatattttgttgtccaGATTAGTCCTTAGTATTGTATGTATAATGTGTGTTTGTTTACAATGTATTTGTACATATGTATGTTAGTGGGCATATGGataaatctataataaattttacctCCTAAAGTCAAATTCGGCTCTACTACTACTGCTCGTATGCTTATTGAACTTGAAGAACCCAAAGTTTAGATTCCATGTATCCATCCCATATTGTTGTCCATGTTAAGAAAATCTTACTTTTTAAGTGAGCATTATTTAATGCATTGTTTTTTAGTTAAAAGTGTACAAGTTTCCAAAACGACACATGTTAATTTAAACTCCAGTGTAAGAAGGGTATTTGACTCTTTAAGTAAAGTAAATGGTAAgttggaaaattaataattgaCTTTTCAAAGAGGACTATATTTTGGGACatttcaaaatggaatagaggattAGCAATTTGGGATAGAGGAAGTAATTTACTTTCTTATTTTAGCATATGATTAGTAGTTTTAGTTCATTTCTTGCAATTGA
Protein-coding regions in this window:
- the LOC115989522 gene encoding non-specific phospholipase C1, translated to MAFRRVPLSFFFFLFLIASSQSLEFKKKHKIKGPIKTLVVIIMENRSFDHIYGWLKATRPDIDGLDGDESNRVVVTNPDSEEVKVSNDALFIDSDPGHSFQAIREQIFGSNDSTQEPLMNGFAQQAESENPGMSRTVMSGFKPELLPVYTELANEFAVFDRWFASVPASTQPNRFYVHSATSHGAMSNVRKDLIHGFPQKTIFDSLDENDLSFGIYYQNIPATLFFASLRKLKHVTKFHSYSLKFKLHAKLGKLPNYAVVEQRYFDVEALPANDDHPSHDVALGQRFVKEVYETLRASPQWNEMAILITYDEHGGFYDHVPTPVYGVPSPDGIIGGDPFYFRFDRLGVRVPTILISPWVEKGTVVHLPDGPTATSQFEHSSIPATVKKLFNLESNFLTKRDAWAGTFESYFNLRDSPRDDCPVTLPEVKRSLRPWGPKEDARLSEFQVEMIQLASQLNGDYVLNAYPDIGKSMTVGEANRYAEDAVKRFLEAGKAALKAGANESAIVTMRPSLTSRIMLRDRHCHGHHVESY